One window of the Anaeromyxobacter dehalogenans 2CP-C genome contains the following:
- the queA gene encoding tRNA preQ1(34) S-adenosylmethionine ribosyltransferase-isomerase QueA, which yields MRLSDFDFALPEGLVAQAPVTPRDASRLMVLAPGEGAPAHRGFADLPELLAPGDLLVFNDTRVIPARLLGHKASGGKVELLLCEPLEGGLGRRWRAMGQASKPIREGAVLAFDGLEARVDAVEGEGFYRVTLDRQGAELEAALGRAGRIPLPPYIRRAPDAEDAARYQTIWARAPGSAAAPTAGLHFTEPLLARLAARGVRRTAVTLHVGPGTFLPIRGDDLDAHRMHGERYEVSPAAAAELAAARARGGRIVAVGTTSVRTLESAWRDGEVAPGPGRTELFIRPGHPFRAVDAMVTNFHLPRSTLLVLVCAFGGQGRVLAAYREAVARGYRFFSYGDAMLLLRR from the coding sequence GTGCGCCTCTCCGACTTCGACTTCGCCCTGCCCGAGGGGCTGGTGGCCCAGGCGCCGGTCACGCCGCGCGACGCCTCGCGGCTCATGGTGCTCGCGCCGGGGGAGGGCGCGCCCGCGCACCGCGGCTTCGCCGACCTGCCGGAGCTGCTCGCGCCGGGCGACCTGCTCGTCTTCAACGACACGCGCGTCATCCCGGCGCGGCTGCTCGGCCACAAGGCGTCGGGCGGCAAGGTGGAGCTGCTCCTGTGCGAGCCGCTGGAGGGCGGGCTGGGCCGGCGCTGGCGGGCCATGGGGCAGGCCTCGAAGCCCATCCGCGAGGGCGCGGTGCTCGCCTTCGACGGCCTCGAGGCGCGGGTGGACGCCGTCGAGGGAGAGGGCTTCTACCGCGTCACCCTGGACCGCCAGGGCGCCGAGCTCGAGGCGGCGCTGGGCCGGGCCGGGCGCATCCCGCTGCCGCCGTACATCCGCCGCGCCCCGGACGCCGAGGACGCGGCGCGGTACCAGACCATCTGGGCGCGGGCGCCCGGCTCCGCCGCCGCGCCCACCGCCGGGCTGCACTTCACCGAGCCGCTGCTGGCGCGGCTCGCCGCGCGCGGCGTCCGGCGCACCGCGGTGACGCTGCACGTGGGCCCCGGGACGTTCCTGCCCATCCGCGGCGACGACCTCGACGCGCACCGCATGCACGGCGAGCGCTACGAGGTCTCCCCGGCCGCCGCGGCGGAGCTCGCCGCGGCCCGCGCGCGCGGCGGGCGGATCGTGGCGGTGGGCACCACCTCCGTGCGCACGCTGGAGAGCGCCTGGCGCGACGGCGAGGTCGCCCCCGGCCCCGGCCGCACCGAGCTGTTCATCCGCCCCGGCCACCCGTTCCGCGCGGTGGACGCGATGGTCACGAACTTCCACCTCCCCCGTTCCACCCTGCTGGTGCTGGTCTGCGCGTTCGGCGGCCAGGGCCGCGTGCTGGCCGCCTACCGCGAGGCGGTCGCGCGCGGCTACCGGTTCTTCAGCTACGGGGACGCAATGCTCCTGCTCCGCCGCTGA
- a CDS encoding SpoIID/LytB domain-containing protein, with protein MRRPLATAAALAAALAAAAAPARAEELIRVQVRAQPEEIQELRLEDYVAGVVAGEMPGSFPPEALKAQAVAARSYALTRKVEAQAANRRWDIASGVIAQVFAAGRASPQARAAVDATHGEVLVQGMEPVEAYFHAACGGRTEAGMPALGRDLPYLASVECGRCDRAPRVRWSLEVGAAELGRLAGLGGAATAARVVARSASGRAEKVEVAGRGRRVTLAATDLRQRLGWARLPSLAFDVREVRRGFAFDGRGQGHGAGLCQWGAAGMAREGKDYREILRHYYPGTDVLRMY; from the coding sequence GTGCGCCGCCCGCTCGCCACCGCCGCGGCGCTGGCCGCCGCGCTCGCCGCGGCCGCGGCCCCCGCGCGCGCCGAGGAGCTGATCCGCGTGCAGGTCCGGGCGCAGCCGGAGGAGATCCAGGAGCTGCGGCTCGAGGACTACGTCGCCGGCGTGGTGGCGGGCGAGATGCCGGGGAGCTTCCCGCCCGAGGCGCTCAAGGCGCAGGCGGTCGCCGCGCGCAGCTACGCGCTCACGCGCAAGGTGGAGGCGCAGGCGGCGAACCGGCGCTGGGACATCGCGAGCGGCGTCATCGCGCAGGTGTTCGCGGCGGGGCGCGCCAGCCCGCAGGCGCGCGCGGCGGTGGACGCGACGCACGGCGAGGTGCTGGTGCAGGGGATGGAGCCGGTGGAGGCGTACTTCCACGCGGCCTGCGGCGGGCGCACCGAGGCCGGCATGCCGGCGCTGGGCCGCGACCTGCCGTACCTCGCCTCGGTGGAGTGCGGGCGCTGCGATCGCGCGCCGCGGGTGCGCTGGTCGCTGGAGGTCGGCGCGGCGGAGCTGGGGCGGCTCGCCGGGCTGGGCGGGGCGGCCACCGCGGCGCGGGTGGTGGCGCGGTCCGCGAGCGGCCGCGCCGAGAAGGTGGAGGTGGCCGGGCGCGGGCGCCGGGTCACGCTCGCCGCCACCGACCTCCGCCAGCGGCTCGGCTGGGCCCGACTGCCCTCGCTCGCGTTCGACGTCCGCGAGGTGCGCCGCGGCTTCGCGTTCGACGGGCGCGGCCAGGGCCACGGCGCCGGGCTGTGCCAGTGGGGCGCGGCGGGGATGGCGCGCGAGGGGAAGGACTACCGCGAGATCCTCCGCCACTACTACCCGGGCACCGACGTGCTGCGGATGTACTGA
- a CDS encoding DedA family protein, whose product MISKVIEALAVFTTSVISSMGYGGIVLLMAIESACIPLPSEIIMPFAGYLVYRGEMTLHGAALAGAIGCVVGSIPAYYLGQFGGRPLIEKYGRYVLLSHKELDLADRLFQRWGQWVVFAGRLLPVVRTFIAFPAGVSRMPMGKFIAYTFVGSYPWCYALAWVGEWAGEAWHTDPRVKAVYHRFELVIVVAGVLAVAWFVWHKVKEARRARVPAAADEG is encoded by the coding sequence ATGATCTCCAAGGTGATCGAGGCGCTGGCGGTGTTCACCACGTCGGTGATCTCGTCGATGGGCTACGGCGGCATCGTGCTGCTGATGGCCATCGAGAGCGCGTGCATCCCGCTGCCCTCCGAGATCATCATGCCGTTCGCCGGGTACCTCGTGTACCGGGGCGAGATGACGCTGCACGGCGCGGCGCTGGCCGGCGCCATCGGCTGCGTGGTGGGATCCATCCCGGCCTACTACCTGGGCCAGTTCGGCGGCCGGCCGCTCATCGAGAAGTACGGCCGCTACGTGCTCCTCTCGCACAAGGAGCTCGACCTCGCCGACCGGCTGTTCCAGCGCTGGGGCCAGTGGGTGGTGTTCGCGGGCCGGCTGCTCCCGGTCGTCCGCACGTTCATCGCGTTCCCCGCCGGCGTGTCGCGCATGCCGATGGGCAAGTTCATCGCCTACACGTTCGTCGGCTCTTACCCGTGGTGCTACGCGCTGGCGTGGGTGGGCGAGTGGGCCGGCGAGGCCTGGCACACCGATCCGCGGGTGAAGGCCGTCTACCACCGCTTCGAGCTGGTCATCGTCGTCGCGGGCGTGCTCGCGGTGGCCTGGTTCGTCTGGCACAAGGTGAAGGAGGCGCGCCGGGCCCGGGTCCCGGCCGCCGCCGACGAGGGCTGA
- a CDS encoding KamA family radical SAM protein, with protein sequence MTWRELFPGTTEAEWRDWRWQQRHALATAADFERLFPLTPAERRGFALAAGHTRVAATPYYASLIDRDHPGCPVRLQVMPSAAEAVPAPGDLDDPIGEEPHRPVRAIVHKYPDRALFLAVDRCAVYCRHCTRRRITFSDDEGGFDRAAVEEGIAWVRAHREVRDVIVSGGDPLSLSDQKLDGILAGLRAIPHVQVLRVATRAPVTNPMRVTEALAAALRRHAPLFVITHFNHPKECTPEAREACERLVDHGVPVENQSVLLRGLNSSARILTDLNERLLTFRVRPYYLHQGDLAAGTGHLRTPLAAGVAILEAMRGRTSGLAIPHLAVDLPGGGGKVTLQPQYLAGEGEEGARGHWLRNGRGERYFYPEPPEQDCTCPYEAVYYRADAAARGGPAGGDGEGE encoded by the coding sequence ATGACCTGGCGAGAGCTCTTCCCCGGCACCACCGAGGCCGAGTGGCGCGACTGGCGCTGGCAGCAGCGCCATGCGCTCGCCACGGCCGCCGACTTCGAGCGGCTGTTCCCGCTCACCCCGGCCGAGCGCCGCGGCTTCGCGCTCGCGGCCGGGCACACCCGCGTGGCGGCGACGCCCTACTACGCCTCGCTCATCGACCGCGACCACCCGGGCTGCCCGGTCCGGCTGCAGGTGATGCCGTCGGCGGCCGAGGCGGTGCCCGCGCCGGGCGACCTCGACGATCCGATCGGCGAGGAGCCGCACCGGCCGGTGCGCGCGATCGTCCACAAGTACCCCGACCGCGCGCTGTTCCTGGCGGTGGACCGGTGCGCGGTCTACTGCCGCCACTGCACCCGGCGGCGCATCACGTTCAGCGACGACGAGGGCGGCTTCGACCGCGCCGCGGTGGAGGAGGGGATCGCGTGGGTGCGGGCGCACCGCGAGGTGCGCGACGTGATCGTGTCGGGCGGCGACCCGCTCTCGCTGTCCGACCAGAAGCTCGACGGGATCCTGGCCGGCCTGCGCGCCATCCCGCACGTGCAGGTGCTGCGCGTCGCCACGCGCGCGCCGGTCACGAACCCGATGCGCGTCACCGAGGCGCTCGCGGCGGCGCTGCGTCGCCACGCGCCGCTGTTCGTCATCACGCACTTCAACCATCCGAAGGAGTGCACGCCCGAGGCGCGCGAGGCCTGCGAGCGGCTGGTGGACCACGGCGTGCCGGTCGAGAACCAGTCGGTGCTGCTGCGCGGCCTGAACTCCTCCGCGCGCATCCTCACCGACCTGAACGAGCGCCTGCTCACCTTCCGCGTCCGCCCCTACTACCTGCACCAGGGTGACCTCGCCGCCGGCACCGGCCACCTGCGCACGCCGCTCGCGGCGGGCGTGGCGATCCTCGAGGCGATGCGCGGGCGCACCAGCGGGCTCGCCATCCCGCACCTGGCGGTGGACCTCCCGGGCGGCGGCGGCAAGGTCACGCTGCAGCCGCAGTACCTCGCGGGGGAAGGCGAGGAGGGCGCGCGGGGCCACTGGCTCCGCAACGGGCGCGGCGAGCGCTACTTCTATCCGGAGCCGCCGGAGCAGGATTGCACCTGCCCCTACGAGGCGGTCTACTACCGCGCCGACGCGGCCGCGCGAGGCGGCCCGGCGGGCGGGGACGGCGAGGGCGAATGA
- a CDS encoding KamA family radical SAM protein has protein sequence MANLPVMGDVGGVTEELAGGGRTNGEAKAPAVRREDAPRPVANVLSRFKPGPRSIWADVPDALWNDWHWQQRERVIRLEQLERVLRVTPEEREAAVKTEAEFHMGITPYYAALMDPEDPTCPIRLQSVPTMGELNILASDLEDPLAEERDMPVPGITHRYPDRVLFYTTHNCPVYCRHCTRKRKVSDPTSAAAKRQIEESLAYIAQHPEIRDVVISGGDPLSLSDDRLDYILGRLRAIPHVEIFRLGTRNLVTLPQRVTDDFVYMLRRHHPVYVNTHFNHPKECTAEAFEAARRLADAGCVIGNQMVLLKGVNDDPAVVKELNHKLLLMRIRPYYIYQCDLARGISHFRTPVEAGIRIIEALRGHTSGLAVPQFVVDAPNGGGKIPVNPEYVVSHEGKRWVLRNFAGERFEYVEP, from the coding sequence ATGGCGAATCTTCCGGTGATGGGCGACGTCGGCGGGGTGACCGAGGAGCTGGCCGGCGGCGGCCGGACGAACGGGGAGGCGAAGGCCCCGGCGGTGCGGCGCGAGGACGCGCCCCGCCCGGTGGCGAACGTGCTGTCCCGGTTCAAGCCGGGCCCGCGCTCGATCTGGGCCGACGTGCCCGACGCGCTCTGGAACGACTGGCACTGGCAGCAGCGCGAGCGCGTCATCCGGCTCGAGCAGCTCGAGCGCGTCCTGCGCGTCACGCCGGAGGAGCGCGAGGCGGCGGTGAAGACCGAGGCCGAGTTCCACATGGGCATCACGCCGTACTACGCGGCGCTGATGGACCCCGAGGACCCGACCTGCCCCATCCGCCTCCAGTCGGTGCCGACGATGGGCGAGCTCAACATCCTCGCGTCCGACCTCGAGGACCCGCTCGCGGAGGAGCGGGACATGCCGGTGCCGGGCATCACGCACCGCTACCCCGACCGCGTGCTGTTCTACACGACGCACAACTGCCCGGTGTACTGCCGCCACTGCACGCGCAAGCGGAAGGTCTCCGACCCGACCAGCGCCGCGGCCAAGCGGCAGATCGAGGAGTCGCTCGCGTACATCGCGCAGCACCCCGAGATCCGCGACGTGGTGATCTCCGGCGGCGACCCGCTCTCGCTCTCCGACGACCGGCTCGACTACATCCTCGGCCGGCTCCGCGCCATCCCGCACGTCGAGATCTTCCGGCTCGGGACGCGCAACCTCGTCACGCTGCCGCAGCGCGTGACCGACGACTTCGTGTACATGCTGCGCCGGCACCACCCGGTCTACGTGAACACGCACTTCAACCATCCGAAGGAGTGCACGGCCGAGGCGTTCGAGGCCGCCCGCCGCCTCGCCGACGCCGGGTGCGTCATCGGCAACCAGATGGTGCTGCTGAAGGGCGTGAACGACGATCCGGCGGTGGTGAAGGAGCTGAACCACAAGCTCCTGCTCATGCGGATCCGGCCCTACTACATCTACCAGTGCGACCTGGCGCGCGGCATCAGCCACTTCCGCACGCCGGTCGAGGCCGGCATCCGCATCATCGAGGCGCTCCGCGGCCACACCTCGGGCCTCGCGGTCCCGCAGTTCGTGGTGGACGCGCCGAACGGCGGCGGCAAGATCCCGGTGAACCCCGAGTACGTGGTCTCCCACGAGGGGAAGCGCTGGGTGCTCCGCAACTTCGCCGGCGAGCGGTTCGAGTACGTCGAGCCGTAG
- a CDS encoding Rid family detoxifying hydrolase, which translates to MKTPIATDGAPKAIGPYSQGIEARGARTLYFSGQIPLDPATGELVKGTIEEETARALGNLRAALAAAGAGPEHVVKTTVFLADLGDFARMNAEYAKHFPAPAPARSTVQVAGLPRGARVEIEAIAVLD; encoded by the coding sequence ATGAAGACCCCCATCGCGACGGACGGCGCCCCGAAGGCCATCGGCCCCTACAGCCAGGGCATCGAGGCGCGCGGCGCCCGCACGCTCTACTTCTCCGGGCAGATCCCGCTCGACCCGGCCACCGGCGAGCTGGTGAAGGGCACCATCGAGGAGGAGACGGCGCGCGCGCTCGGGAACCTGCGCGCGGCGCTCGCCGCGGCCGGCGCGGGCCCGGAGCACGTGGTGAAGACCACGGTGTTCCTCGCCGACCTCGGGGACTTCGCGCGGATGAACGCGGAGTACGCGAAGCACTTCCCCGCGCCGGCGCCGGCGCGCTCCACCGTGCAGGTGGCCGGGCTCCCCCGCGGCGCGCGCGTGGAGATCGAGGCGATCGCCGTCCTCGACTGA
- a CDS encoding RelA/SpoT family protein, whose protein sequence is MMGRPTSLPHSDATRYAGPSTLLRLNDILDRVSGYHPDPDLDLIKKAYVYSAKVHQGQIRKSGEPYLVHPLEVAGILAELKLDESSVVTGLLHDTIEDTLATKKEISELFGLEIADLVDGVTKLSQFTAANTQEEKQAENFRKMVVAMAKDIRVLLVKLADRTHNMRTLDAMKPESQERIARETLDIYAPLANRLGIQWIKTELEELSFKYLRPADYSELNEKVSVRAREKERFVAEVVEIIRRRLAEAGMKADVSGRVKHVYSIYRKMRQLDVDFEQIQDVIGFRVIVDTVAECYESLGFVHSLWKPVPGRFKDYIAIPKPNLYQSLHTTVVGPAGERIEVQIRTREMHRIAEEGVAAHWAYKEKGRDGKGAELSRKDAASFGWLRQLVEFQRDLADPREFLETVKVDLFSDEVFVFTPKGAVKSLPRGATPVDFAYTIHSEIGEHCVGAKVNGKLVPLRYTLKNGDTIEILTSPNAHPSKDWLTFVKTSRAQARIRQFIRQAEHRRSVEIGRDIAERELRRFGVTLNKLQKGGELEKAAQALGYRVADDVLAAVGYGKVSPGQLLQQVLPPDRLAEPPPPAEAAPTSRITELFRKMARRPTEGVRINGIDDVLVRYGKCCNPVPGDAIVGFITRGRGVTVHTASCDKVLGIDPERRVDVAWDVRGDFKRPVSLRVITTDRPGILAKISQTFSEAGVNISQASCRTTPGERAVNDFEVTIGDLKQLNSVIRSIERIEGVQSVQRV, encoded by the coding sequence ATGATGGGCAGGCCCACAAGCTTGCCGCACTCGGACGCGACCCGTTACGCTGGCCCTTCGACCTTGCTCAGGCTCAACGACATCCTTGACCGGGTATCCGGCTACCACCCCGATCCCGATCTCGACCTGATCAAGAAGGCCTACGTCTACAGCGCCAAGGTGCACCAGGGGCAGATCCGCAAGTCGGGCGAGCCGTACCTGGTGCACCCGCTGGAGGTCGCCGGCATCCTCGCCGAGCTGAAGCTGGACGAGTCGTCGGTGGTGACCGGGCTGCTGCACGACACCATCGAGGACACCCTCGCCACCAAGAAGGAGATCTCCGAGCTGTTCGGCCTGGAGATCGCCGACCTGGTGGACGGGGTCACCAAGCTGTCGCAGTTCACCGCCGCCAACACGCAGGAGGAGAAGCAGGCGGAGAACTTCCGCAAGATGGTGGTGGCGATGGCGAAGGACATCCGCGTGCTGCTGGTGAAGCTCGCGGACCGCACCCACAACATGCGGACGCTCGACGCGATGAAGCCCGAGTCGCAGGAGCGCATCGCCCGCGAGACGCTGGACATCTACGCGCCGCTCGCGAACCGGCTCGGCATCCAGTGGATCAAGACCGAGCTGGAGGAGCTGTCGTTCAAGTACCTGCGCCCGGCCGACTACTCGGAGCTGAACGAGAAGGTCTCGGTGCGCGCCCGCGAGAAGGAGCGGTTCGTCGCCGAGGTGGTGGAGATCATCCGGCGCCGGCTGGCCGAGGCCGGCATGAAGGCCGACGTCTCGGGGCGCGTGAAGCACGTCTACTCGATCTACCGGAAGATGCGGCAGCTCGACGTGGACTTCGAGCAGATCCAGGACGTCATCGGGTTCCGCGTCATCGTGGACACCGTGGCCGAGTGCTACGAGTCGCTCGGGTTCGTGCACTCGCTGTGGAAGCCGGTGCCCGGCCGCTTCAAGGACTACATCGCCATCCCGAAGCCCAACCTCTACCAGTCGCTCCACACCACGGTGGTGGGCCCGGCGGGCGAGCGCATCGAGGTGCAGATCCGCACCCGCGAGATGCACCGCATCGCCGAGGAGGGCGTGGCGGCGCACTGGGCCTACAAGGAGAAGGGGCGCGACGGGAAGGGCGCGGAGCTGTCGCGCAAGGACGCGGCGTCGTTCGGCTGGCTGCGCCAGCTGGTGGAGTTCCAGCGCGACCTCGCCGACCCGCGCGAGTTCCTGGAGACGGTCAAGGTGGACCTGTTCTCCGACGAGGTGTTCGTCTTCACGCCGAAGGGCGCGGTGAAGAGCCTGCCGCGCGGCGCCACGCCGGTGGACTTCGCCTACACGATCCACTCGGAGATCGGCGAGCACTGCGTCGGCGCGAAGGTGAACGGCAAGCTCGTCCCGCTCCGCTACACGCTGAAGAACGGCGACACCATCGAGATCCTCACCAGCCCGAACGCGCACCCGTCGAAGGACTGGCTCACCTTCGTCAAGACCAGCCGCGCGCAGGCCCGCATCCGCCAGTTCATCCGCCAGGCCGAGCACCGGCGCTCGGTGGAGATCGGCCGCGACATCGCCGAGCGCGAGCTGCGCCGCTTCGGCGTCACGCTCAACAAGCTGCAGAAGGGCGGCGAGCTGGAGAAGGCGGCGCAGGCGCTCGGGTACCGCGTGGCGGACGACGTGCTCGCCGCGGTCGGCTACGGCAAGGTGTCGCCGGGGCAGCTCCTCCAGCAGGTGCTCCCGCCCGACCGGCTCGCCGAGCCGCCGCCGCCCGCGGAGGCGGCGCCGACCAGCCGCATCACCGAGCTGTTCCGGAAGATGGCGCGCCGCCCGACCGAGGGCGTCCGCATCAACGGCATCGACGACGTGCTGGTCCGCTACGGCAAGTGCTGCAACCCGGTGCCGGGCGACGCGATCGTCGGCTTCATCACCCGCGGCCGCGGCGTGACGGTGCACACCGCCTCCTGCGACAAGGTGCTGGGCATCGACCCGGAGCGGCGCGTGGACGTGGCCTGGGACGTGCGCGGCGACTTCAAGCGACCGGTCTCGCTGCGGGTCATCACCACCGATCGCCCCGGCATCCTCGCCAAGATCTCCCAGACGTTCAGCGAGGCCGGCGTCAACATCTCGCAGGCGAGCTGCCGGACCACCCCGGGCGAGCGCGCGGTGAACGACTTCGAGGTCACCATCGGCGACCTGAAGCAGCTCAACTCGGTCATCCGCAGCATCGAGCGGATCGAGGGCGTGCAGTCGGTCCAGCGCGTGTGA
- a CDS encoding FHA domain-containing protein gives MTCEGCGAALDATMDRCPACGRELEFGRLTGILGVVCRACDAYNEPGARACAACGKPLGAGESPPPGTPKPVSPPAPARAAAPAAPAPAAPAAPAPGSPIVHAIGRAGAAATRFIPASAIRALRPDPRSAPAPAAAPAAGPPSGAPPLAPGRVELVPEPGPGPARAPFRLARPSTVAGRSEGALRLADDPSIGSRHATFLFRDGALLVRDEGAPGGVLVRLRGHPASLRPGDPFAVGGRLLRYAGPLPPPPLPAADGTRRIGSPRPPPPAVAVEELLEGGAPGRTWVRSGPSITVGRAGAAVSLGDDPSIAPAHAELRIEADGTARLRDLGSATGTFARVPPHGERELREGDAVRLGRTVLRVSAIADP, from the coding sequence ATGACCTGCGAAGGCTGCGGCGCGGCGCTCGACGCCACCATGGACCGGTGCCCGGCGTGCGGCCGCGAGCTCGAGTTCGGCCGGCTCACCGGCATCCTGGGCGTGGTCTGCCGCGCCTGCGACGCGTACAACGAGCCGGGCGCCCGGGCCTGCGCCGCGTGCGGCAAGCCGCTCGGGGCGGGCGAGTCGCCGCCGCCCGGCACCCCGAAGCCGGTGTCGCCCCCGGCCCCGGCCCGCGCGGCCGCGCCCGCCGCACCCGCGCCCGCGGCCCCCGCCGCCCCGGCGCCCGGTTCACCCATCGTGCATGCCATCGGGCGCGCCGGCGCCGCCGCCACCCGCTTCATCCCCGCGTCGGCCATCCGCGCGCTCCGGCCCGACCCGCGCTCCGCGCCCGCCCCCGCCGCCGCCCCCGCCGCAGGCCCGCCCTCCGGCGCACCGCCGCTCGCGCCGGGGCGCGTGGAGCTGGTGCCCGAGCCCGGCCCCGGACCGGCCCGGGCGCCCTTCCGGCTGGCGCGGCCGTCCACCGTGGCCGGCCGGAGCGAGGGCGCGCTCCGCCTCGCCGACGACCCGTCGATCGGCAGCCGCCACGCCACGTTCCTGTTCCGCGACGGCGCGCTGCTGGTCCGCGACGAGGGCGCGCCCGGCGGCGTGCTGGTGCGGCTGCGCGGCCACCCCGCCTCGCTCCGCCCGGGCGATCCGTTCGCGGTCGGCGGCCGGCTGCTCCGCTACGCCGGGCCGCTGCCGCCCCCGCCGCTGCCCGCGGCCGACGGCACCCGGCGCATCGGCTCTCCGCGCCCGCCGCCGCCGGCGGTGGCCGTGGAGGAGCTGCTGGAGGGCGGCGCGCCCGGGCGCACCTGGGTGCGCAGCGGGCCCTCGATCACCGTGGGGCGGGCCGGCGCGGCGGTGTCGCTCGGCGACGACCCGAGCATCGCGCCCGCCCACGCCGAGCTGCGCATCGAGGCGGACGGCACCGCCCGCCTGCGCGATCTCGGCTCCGCCACCGGGACGTTCGCGCGCGTCCCGCCGCACGGCGAGCGCGAGCTGCGCGAGGGCGACGCGGTGCGCCTGGGCCGGACGGTGCTGCGCGTGAGCGCGATCGCCGATCCCTGA
- a CDS encoding MTH1187 family thiamine-binding protein has translation MAVVFVSITPLGTGTPSVSRYVAGVERILRGTRLTSQLTAMGTIIEGDLDEILAVVRRMHEHPFTEGAVRVSTSIKIDDRRDRPEHSIAGKVRSVEEKLK, from the coding sequence ATGGCCGTCGTGTTCGTCTCGATCACCCCGCTCGGCACCGGGACGCCGAGCGTGTCGCGCTACGTGGCCGGCGTGGAGCGGATCCTCCGCGGCACCCGCCTCACCAGCCAGCTCACCGCCATGGGGACGATCATCGAGGGCGACCTCGACGAGATCCTGGCGGTCGTGCGGCGGATGCACGAGCACCCGTTCACCGAGGGCGCCGTCCGGGTCTCGACGTCCATCAAGATCGACGACCGGCGGGACCGGCCGGAGCACAGCATCGCGGGGAAGGTGCGGTCGGTGGAGGAGAAGCTGAAGTAG
- a CDS encoding FHA domain-containing protein — translation MARDAACPRCGRENGTAVAFCQECGLPLRAPGPAAEPPAGGGRRCGGCGAGLEPEDRFCARCGTAAAPRPGDPHAAPTASGIAGPPPPSFRLAAVRTDGLPGAEYGVPAPEAVCGRTEGEIRIPDDLTISPRHACFRVQGAALRVEDLGSANGTFVRIRRPHRLAVGEEIRVGRQLLRLEPLPRPPPAVHGVRSWGAPDPGCRFRLSQLLEGGGQGEIVPLLEGENAIGREAGRISFPADRYVSARHARIDVRGDAVTLVDLGSSNGTFVRISAPTEIAPGDQLLLGAQLLRVEA, via the coding sequence ATGGCGAGGGACGCGGCGTGCCCGCGGTGCGGACGGGAGAACGGGACGGCGGTCGCGTTCTGCCAGGAGTGCGGGCTGCCGCTGCGCGCGCCCGGGCCGGCGGCGGAGCCGCCCGCGGGCGGTGGCCGGCGCTGCGGCGGCTGCGGCGCCGGGCTCGAGCCCGAGGACCGGTTCTGCGCGCGGTGCGGGACCGCCGCCGCGCCCCGGCCCGGCGACCCGCACGCGGCGCCCACCGCCTCCGGCATCGCCGGCCCGCCGCCGCCGTCCTTCCGGCTCGCCGCGGTCCGCACCGACGGCCTGCCCGGCGCCGAGTACGGGGTGCCGGCGCCGGAGGCGGTGTGCGGGCGCACCGAGGGTGAGATCCGGATCCCGGACGACCTCACCATCTCGCCGCGCCACGCCTGCTTCCGCGTGCAGGGCGCCGCGCTGCGGGTGGAGGACCTGGGCAGCGCGAACGGCACCTTCGTCCGCATCCGCCGCCCCCACCGGCTGGCCGTCGGCGAGGAGATCCGCGTCGGCCGGCAGCTCCTCCGGCTCGAGCCGCTCCCGCGCCCGCCCCCCGCGGTGCACGGCGTGCGGAGCTGGGGCGCGCCGGATCCGGGCTGCCGCTTCCGGCTGTCGCAGCTCCTGGAGGGCGGCGGGCAGGGCGAGATCGTGCCGCTGCTCGAGGGCGAGAACGCCATCGGCCGCGAGGCCGGGCGGATCAGCTTCCCGGCCGACCGCTACGTCTCGGCGCGCCACGCGCGCATCGACGTGCGGGGCGACGCGGTCACGCTGGTGGACCTGGGCAGCTCCAACGGGACGTTCGTGCGCATCTCGGCGCCGACCGAGATCGCGCCGGGCGACCAGCTCCTGCTCGGCGCCCAGCTCCTGCGCGTCGAGGCGTGA
- a CDS encoding TraR/DksA family transcriptional regulator: MNKKDLKRFKTMLEESKRQLLVQAKKTLTEESSFDTDDLPDEIDLASSEYTQSMIFRLRDREKFLLAKIDKALARIENGTFGICEKCEEEISAKRLEARPVTTLCIRCKEEQEQKEKSFG, encoded by the coding sequence TTGAACAAGAAGGATCTCAAGAGGTTCAAGACGATGCTGGAGGAGTCCAAGCGCCAGCTCCTCGTGCAGGCGAAGAAGACCCTGACCGAGGAATCGTCCTTCGACACGGACGACCTCCCGGACGAGATCGATCTGGCCTCGAGCGAGTACACGCAGTCGATGATCTTCCGGCTGCGGGACCGCGAGAAGTTCCTGCTGGCCAAGATCGACAAGGCGCTGGCGCGCATCGAGAACGGCACGTTCGGCATCTGCGAGAAGTGCGAGGAGGAGATCTCCGCCAAGCGCCTCGAGGCGCGGCCGGTGACCACCCTCTGCATCCGCTGCAAGGAGGAGCAGGAGCAGAAGGAGAAGTCCTTCGGCTAG